The region TGTTGGCAATGACCATGAGTAATTCTGAGAGCTCCCTCGGCTTTGAGAACATGGGCATATGATCAGCTCCCTGCAGTCCCATGACCTCAGTGCCGGGGTTCCACGAGGCCATCAGCCGCTGCATCTCCGCCGGCTTCCACTCGTCGTCCTCGGCCACGACGTACACACGCCTCACCGCTCCGTACCTCGCCGGCGTCAGGACGTCCCCGTTCATCGTGTCGTCGTTTAGGAACCGCCGTGACGGCCTCACCATCGCGATTCCCAGGGTCAGATCCTGCATTGTATTGCACCATAGTACATCAGAGGAAGTACATATAAGGAGAAATTGAGGAACAAATTAAACATGCCTCAGGAGGGCTCAGCTGATACACTCTCCGCGCCATGTACTTTGGCCCGAACAGGAACGTCTTGTCCGGATTCCGGGGATCGCCGGCGCTTCCGAGCGCGCAATCCATGAAGAAATCCGGCCCTTTCCCTTGCGATAGCTACTAACAGTTTCGTAGTACAATTGTTAATGGTGGCATCCATTTGAGAAACacaacaagctttttcggacggagggagtacctggtTGAAGGCGTAGGTCATGGGCTTCCCGGCGGCGGGCATGGTGGCCGTGACGAACACGGCCACGGAGACCTTTTCCGGGTGCCTCTCCATGGCCAGCGCGAGGCTCTGCCCGCCGAAGCTGTGGGCGACGAGGACCGCCTGCTCGCCCTCCGGCAGCGCCGCCACCGCGTCCAGCAGCGGCCGGCTGTAGTCCTCGAAGGACGCCACCTCCTCGCCGCGCCCGGGGCTGGCGCCGCACCCGGCCATGTCCGGCGCGGTGACGCggtggccggcggcctccagggCGGTGGACACCCTGTACCAGGACCACGCGCCGTGACACACGCCGTGGATCAGgacgaagtggtggtggtggtgctgctgcttCTTGCCGCCTTCCATCCCCGATCGAGCTCACTCCATCCAAAGTGAAAGTCAGCGTGTGAAAATCAGAGGAATAATCCGAGCTCCTGATCCTTCGGTTGCCAATCCATGTGGCGGCCCTTATTAGGTTCCGCTAATTGAGAATGCTAAAAGGCGGCAGGGATCGGGTTTTTTTTATCTGATCATGGATCGCCTGCTGTCGTCCACAAGAATCCACTAGATGGGGCCTTTAGTAGTTGCCAATTTTCAGGGTTTTCGTCAAAACAGGTCCGGTCTGATACTCTGATTTAAGCACATGATCGGTTTCcggtaaaaaaaataaaaaaaatgaaaattttattatattttttaaaaaGTATGAATAaaaaaaattaagattaaagatgttTATGAAAACAAACATATTTGACTGACAAAAAAATTaagaaagaaaaatgaagaaaattATTAAAAGAAAGAGGAAATAACCCTTAACCTTTTATCCCATGGTCCATAGCTCATTCCACCCTCGGCGCTC is a window of Triticum dicoccoides isolate Atlit2015 ecotype Zavitan chromosome 2B, WEW_v2.0, whole genome shotgun sequence DNA encoding:
- the LOC119368839 gene encoding probable esterase PIR7A — translated: MEGGKKQQHHHHHFVLIHGVCHGAWSWYRVSTALEAAGHRVTAPDMAGCGASPGRGEEVASFEDYSRPLLDAVAALPEGEQAVLVAHSFGGQSLALAMERHPEKVSVAVFVTATMPAAGKPMTYAFNQLSQGKGPDFFMDCALGSAGDPRNPDKTFLFGPKYMARRVYQLSPPEDLTLGIAMVRPSRRFLNDDTMNGDVLTPARYGAVRRVYVVAEDDEWKPAEMQRLMASWNPGTEVMGLQGADHMPMFSKPRELSELLMVIANKYPGS